The following coding sequences are from one Ancylobacter sp. TS-1 window:
- a CDS encoding FAD-dependent monooxygenase: protein MKSSVDVLIVGAGPVGLFLAADLSRAGLDVLLIDRMTERTFFTKALGITARSLELFDDFGIAQDAVDAGTWLHGVSNFTDGVAGPTMEIPDLLPFGSLSLAQFEVERILEACLVRHGGKVHYGWALAGFAETGDGVRAELTGPDGSPHVVESRFIVGCDGGRSAVRTGLGLDFEGGQFPQTFVLADLEIGWDLPRGRFYRFNVSATAEHAANALAAVPVAGSVERYRLSAVLPDSMLRAAEGERPQPPGFDEIRALMTPMLPAGTVLKSMHWSSVYRVNHRLVSSYSKGRAFLAGDAAHLHPPVGGQGLNTGLQDAYNLAWKLTLALDGRDAPGLLDSYSAERRAVGLDLVENTSRALNETLAQRSPLPGMRETQLLISYRGSAIVRDERVDAAGTPLAAGDRIPDAGGLRRAYVGLPLRLHERLGRGRHVLFGYAGDEAGLTALVELSQLARAALGPAVSAFAVVAGDSPLGDREDIPVLRDGDGGFADAFEAKPGTVWLARPDGYLGWVGDTASMDGLKTALALIARADA, encoded by the coding sequence ATGAAATCCAGCGTTGATGTCCTGATCGTCGGAGCCGGGCCGGTGGGCCTGTTCCTCGCCGCCGACCTGTCCCGCGCCGGGCTGGACGTGCTGCTGATCGACCGCATGACCGAGCGCACCTTCTTCACCAAGGCGCTCGGCATCACCGCGCGCTCGCTCGAACTGTTCGACGATTTCGGCATCGCCCAGGACGCGGTGGACGCCGGCACCTGGCTGCACGGCGTCTCCAACTTCACCGACGGCGTGGCCGGCCCGACGATGGAGATTCCCGACCTTCTGCCCTTCGGCAGCCTGTCGCTGGCGCAGTTCGAGGTCGAGCGGATCCTGGAGGCGTGCCTCGTCCGCCACGGCGGCAAGGTGCATTACGGCTGGGCGCTCGCCGGCTTCGCGGAAACCGGCGACGGCGTGCGCGCCGAACTGACCGGGCCGGATGGAAGTCCCCATGTGGTGGAGAGCCGCTTCATCGTCGGCTGCGACGGCGGCCGCAGCGCTGTGCGCACCGGCCTCGGCCTCGACTTCGAAGGCGGCCAGTTCCCGCAGACCTTCGTGCTGGCGGATCTGGAGATCGGCTGGGATCTGCCGCGCGGGCGCTTCTACCGCTTCAATGTCAGCGCCACGGCGGAGCATGCCGCCAACGCGCTCGCCGCCGTGCCGGTGGCCGGTTCGGTCGAACGCTACCGTCTCTCGGCCGTGCTGCCCGATTCCATGCTGCGCGCCGCCGAGGGAGAGCGCCCGCAGCCGCCGGGCTTCGACGAAATCCGCGCCCTGATGACGCCGATGCTGCCGGCCGGCACCGTGCTGAAATCGATGCACTGGTCGTCGGTCTACCGGGTCAACCACCGTCTGGTGTCGAGCTACAGCAAGGGCCGCGCCTTCCTGGCGGGCGATGCCGCGCATCTGCATCCCCCGGTCGGCGGGCAGGGGCTGAACACCGGGCTGCAGGACGCCTACAACCTCGCCTGGAAGCTCACCCTGGCGCTCGACGGGCGCGACGCGCCGGGCCTGCTCGACAGCTATTCGGCCGAGCGCCGCGCGGTCGGGCTCGATCTGGTGGAGAACACCAGCCGCGCCCTCAACGAGACGCTCGCCCAGCGCTCGCCGCTGCCGGGCATGCGCGAGACCCAGCTCCTGATCTCGTATCGCGGCAGTGCCATCGTCCGCGACGAGCGGGTGGACGCCGCCGGCACCCCCCTCGCCGCCGGCGACCGCATCCCCGACGCCGGCGGGTTGCGCCGCGCCTATGTCGGCCTGCCGCTCCGCCTGCATGAGCGGCTGGGACGCGGACGGCACGTACTGTTCGGCTATGCCGGCGACGAAGCCGGCCTGACCGCACTCGTGGAACTCTCGCAGCTGGCGCGCGCGGCGCTCGGCCCGGCCGTCTCGGCCTTCGCCGTCGTGGCGGGCGATTCCCCGCTCGGCGATCGCGAGGACATTCCGGTGCTGCGCGACGGCGACGGCGGGTTCGCCGATGCCTTCGAGGCGAAGCCCGGCACGGTCTGGCTGGCGCGGCCCGACGGCTATCTCGGCTGGGTCGGCGATACCGCCTCGATGGACGGGCTCAAGACCGCGCTGGCGCTGATCGCCCGCGCGGACGCCTGA
- a CDS encoding SRPBCC family protein, with translation MLDTTHTPLKALLRRRQPGYSLEAPFYTSPEIFEADMDVIFGRHWIFVGVEPDIPEPGDAMTLNIGKASIFLVRDDDNEVRAFHNVCRHRGAPIVHDYKTTVGNLVCRYHSWTYGLDGKLLFAEHMGQNFDPSCHGLKPVHVRSLEGLIFVCLSDEPPADFDVMAAKMAPYLAPHDLKNAKVAFEKDIIEPGNWKLTMENNRECYHCAGNHPELTVPLFAYGFGFAPEELDDHGRQEAEDYAKLVNSSHREWESCGFPSTMMEHLDDMVTGFRTERLPLAGAGESHTHDTQAACKKLLGKINDPRHGALHFWTQPNSWHHFMSDHAVVFSVLPLDAERSLLRTKWLVHKDAVEGVDYNIENLTGVWDATNDQDSTLVGYCQEGARSPAYEPGPYSPHTEMLVDKFCNWYVGRMSEHLGR, from the coding sequence ATGCTGGACACCACCCATACGCCGCTCAAGGCGCTGCTGCGCCGCCGCCAGCCGGGCTACAGCCTGGAGGCGCCGTTCTACACCAGCCCCGAGATTTTCGAGGCGGACATGGACGTCATCTTCGGCCGTCACTGGATCTTCGTCGGCGTCGAGCCCGACATTCCGGAACCCGGCGACGCCATGACCCTGAACATCGGCAAGGCCAGCATCTTCCTGGTGCGCGACGACGACAACGAGGTCCGCGCCTTCCACAATGTCTGCCGCCATCGCGGCGCGCCGATCGTTCACGACTACAAGACCACGGTCGGCAACCTCGTCTGCCGCTACCACAGCTGGACCTACGGCCTCGACGGCAAGCTGCTCTTCGCCGAGCACATGGGCCAGAACTTCGATCCCTCCTGCCACGGCCTCAAGCCGGTGCATGTGCGCTCGCTGGAAGGGCTCATCTTCGTGTGCCTGTCCGACGAGCCGCCGGCCGACTTCGACGTCATGGCGGCGAAGATGGCGCCCTATCTCGCCCCGCACGACCTGAAGAACGCCAAGGTCGCCTTCGAGAAGGACATCATCGAGCCGGGCAACTGGAAGCTCACCATGGAGAACAACCGCGAGTGCTATCACTGCGCGGGCAACCATCCCGAGCTGACCGTGCCGCTATTCGCCTATGGCTTCGGCTTCGCGCCGGAGGAACTCGACGACCATGGCCGTCAGGAGGCCGAGGACTACGCGAAGCTCGTCAACTCCTCGCACCGCGAATGGGAAAGCTGCGGCTTCCCCTCGACCATGATGGAGCACCTCGACGACATGGTGACGGGCTTCCGCACCGAGCGCCTGCCGCTGGCGGGCGCCGGCGAGAGCCACACCCACGACACCCAGGCCGCCTGCAAGAAGCTGCTGGGCAAGATCAACGATCCCCGGCACGGCGCGCTGCACTTCTGGACCCAGCCGAATTCGTGGCACCACTTCATGTCCGACCACGCGGTCGTCTTCTCGGTGCTGCCGCTCGACGCCGAGCGCTCGCTGCTGCGCACCAAGTGGCTGGTCCACAAGGACGCGGTCGAGGGCGTCGATTACAACATCGAGAACCTGACCGGCGTATGGGACGCCACCAACGACCAGGATTCGACCCTCGTCGGCTACTGCCAGGAAGGCGCCCGCAGCCCGGCCTATGAGCCCGGCCCCTACTCGCCGCACACCGAGATGCTCGTCGACAAATTCTGCAACTGGTATGTCGGCCGCATGAGCGAGCATCTGGGGCGGTAA
- a CDS encoding hybrid-cluster NAD(P)-dependent oxidoreductase, which yields MTTTSAASPDPAASRLSGTLPVWNPEADDALVVREIRQETADVKTFVLAPRQPCVFRYQPGQFLTLDIPVGGESVNRCYTIASAPTRPHTIAITVKRVPGGPVSNFLHDSVRVGSVLHAIGPMGDFSCFALGKAAPAPKYLFLSGGSGITPLMSMARTFHDLGEPRDIVFVHAARSPADIIFRGELELMARNQPASFRFAPVCEGDSPFAPWHGLRGRLNGGVLNHVAPDFREREVFVCGPAPFMAAVREMLKGAGFDMSRHHEESFDFGALAEAEPAVAAEVAVAEAVQAVQEAVEESVAQAVAAAEPAQAAAAEPVEVTTYSIEFAKQKRTIECRSDMFVLDAARRAGVRLPSSCSKGLCGTCKSKLVSGTVDMKHGGGIRQREIDAGMALLCCSKPTSDLVVDR from the coding sequence ATGACCACCACGTCAGCCGCCTCGCCCGACCCGGCCGCCTCGCGCCTTTCCGGCACCCTGCCGGTCTGGAACCCGGAGGCCGATGACGCCCTCGTGGTGCGCGAGATCCGCCAGGAGACGGCGGATGTGAAGACCTTCGTGCTGGCGCCGAGGCAGCCCTGCGTCTTCCGCTACCAGCCCGGCCAGTTCCTCACCCTCGACATTCCGGTCGGCGGCGAGAGCGTCAACCGCTGCTACACCATTGCCTCCGCCCCCACCCGCCCGCACACCATCGCGATTACCGTGAAGCGCGTGCCCGGCGGGCCGGTGTCGAACTTCCTGCATGACAGCGTGCGGGTCGGCTCGGTGCTGCACGCCATCGGGCCGATGGGCGATTTCTCCTGCTTCGCCCTCGGCAAGGCCGCGCCCGCGCCGAAATACCTGTTCCTCTCCGGCGGCAGCGGCATCACCCCGCTGATGTCGATGGCCCGCACCTTCCACGACCTCGGCGAGCCGCGCGACATCGTGTTCGTGCACGCGGCGCGCTCGCCCGCCGACATCATCTTCCGGGGCGAGCTGGAACTGATGGCGCGCAACCAGCCGGCGAGCTTCCGCTTCGCCCCGGTCTGCGAGGGCGACAGCCCGTTCGCGCCGTGGCACGGCCTTCGCGGCCGGCTGAACGGCGGCGTGCTCAACCATGTCGCACCGGATTTCCGCGAGCGCGAGGTGTTTGTCTGCGGCCCGGCGCCGTTCATGGCGGCGGTGCGCGAGATGCTGAAGGGCGCGGGCTTCGACATGTCCCGCCACCACGAGGAGAGCTTCGATTTCGGCGCCCTGGCCGAGGCCGAGCCGGCGGTCGCCGCCGAGGTGGCGGTGGCCGAGGCGGTGCAGGCGGTTCAGGAAGCGGTCGAGGAGAGCGTGGCGCAGGCCGTCGCCGCGGCCGAGCCGGCGCAGGCAGCGGCCGCCGAGCCGGTCGAGGTCACGACCTATTCCATCGAGTTCGCCAAACAGAAGCGCACCATCGAGTGCCGCTCGGACATGTTCGTGCTCGACGCGGCGCGCCGCGCCGGCGTGCGCCTGCCTTCCTCCTGCTCCAAGGGCCTGTGCGGCACCTGCAAGTCGAAGCTGGTGTCCGGCACGGTCGACATGAAGCATGGCGGCGGCATCCGCCAGCGCGAGATCGACGCCGGCATGGCGCTGCTGTGCTGCTCGAAGCCGACGAGCGATCTGGTGGTGGATCGCTGA
- a CDS encoding GlxA family transcriptional regulator, with the protein MLDLASLTRIGFLTLPNHSMIACANALEALRMANYVAEAEIYSWRIVTLDGAPAAASNGLTLAPTVALAGAGPLDLLLVCGGIDVRHAATPPIEDALRRLSRRGVALGALCTGAFVLADAGLLDFYRCAVHWENLSAIREEFPDIDFAEDAFVIDRDRLTCTGGVAPLEMMLALIEAKGGRALADKVSEQFIVDRARPARAKVEARPRPALPDPTLARAVRMMQAAIEQPPGIAAIARRLDISPRHLERLFRRHLGVTPAAYHLRLRLERARELLRLSPLPVTDVGIACGFQSAAHFSTAYARHFGRPPSGERRGG; encoded by the coding sequence GTGCTCGACCTCGCCTCCCTGACGCGCATCGGCTTCCTCACTTTGCCGAACCATTCGATGATCGCCTGCGCCAACGCGCTGGAGGCGCTGCGCATGGCGAACTACGTCGCCGAGGCCGAGATCTATTCCTGGCGCATCGTCACGCTCGACGGCGCGCCCGCCGCCGCCTCGAACGGCCTCACCCTCGCGCCCACCGTGGCGCTGGCCGGGGCGGGGCCGCTCGACCTGCTGCTGGTGTGCGGGGGCATCGACGTGCGCCACGCCGCCACCCCGCCGATCGAGGACGCGCTACGCCGGCTCTCGCGGCGCGGCGTGGCGCTCGGCGCGCTGTGCACCGGCGCCTTCGTACTGGCCGATGCCGGGCTGCTCGACTTCTACCGCTGCGCCGTCCACTGGGAGAACCTCTCCGCCATCCGCGAGGAATTCCCCGACATCGATTTCGCCGAGGACGCCTTCGTGATCGACCGCGACCGCCTCACCTGCACCGGCGGCGTGGCGCCGCTCGAGATGATGCTGGCGCTGATCGAGGCGAAGGGCGGGCGGGCGCTGGCGGACAAGGTGTCCGAGCAGTTCATCGTCGACCGCGCCCGCCCCGCCCGCGCCAAGGTGGAGGCGCGCCCGCGCCCGGCGCTGCCCGACCCGACGCTGGCCCGCGCGGTGAGAATGATGCAGGCCGCCATCGAGCAGCCGCCCGGCATCGCCGCCATTGCCCGCCGGCTCGACATCTCGCCGCGCCATCTGGAGCGGCTGTTCCGCCGGCATCTCGGCGTCACCCCGGCGGCCTACCATCTGCGCCTGCGGCTGGAGCGGGCGCGCGAATTGCTGCGCCTCTCGCCGCTGCCCGTCACCGATGTCGGCATCGCCTGCGGTTTTCAGTCGGCGGCGCATTTCTCCACCGCCTATGCCCGCCATTTCGGCCGCCCGCCCAGCGGCGAGCGGCGCGGCGGCTGA
- a CDS encoding YoaK family protein: MNAPVKPTGYRKLAARYSDLAAGILAPERTPLADVWLGLPMTFVAGATNAGGLLAVGQYTSHMSGIISSAADHAVVGAMDLVLAGGGALIAFVAGAATSAILVNWGRLHVAGREYSLPLTLEALLLLAFGLLGSYTRHSTLALGMEVAVLCFIMGLQNATVTKMSGAKIRTTHMTGIVTDIGIELGKLFYSNRRRRGSGVPLVLADREKLKLLSYFLACFFGGGIVGAVGFSYVGFVFSVPLALLVLALAGPSALRILLR; this comes from the coding sequence ATGAACGCGCCCGTTAAACCGACCGGCTACCGCAAGCTGGCGGCACGCTACAGCGACCTCGCCGCCGGCATACTGGCGCCGGAGCGCACGCCGCTCGCCGACGTCTGGCTCGGCCTGCCCATGACCTTCGTCGCCGGCGCCACCAATGCCGGCGGCCTGCTGGCGGTCGGCCAGTACACCTCGCACATGTCGGGCATCATCTCCTCGGCGGCGGACCATGCGGTGGTCGGCGCCATGGACCTCGTGCTGGCGGGCGGCGGCGCGCTCATAGCCTTCGTGGCCGGGGCCGCCACCTCGGCGATCCTCGTCAACTGGGGACGCCTGCATGTGGCGGGGCGCGAATATTCCCTGCCGCTGACGCTGGAGGCGCTGCTGCTGCTCGCCTTCGGCCTGCTCGGCTCCTACACGCGCCATTCCACCCTCGCCCTCGGCATGGAGGTGGCGGTGCTGTGCTTCATCATGGGGCTGCAGAACGCCACCGTGACCAAGATGTCCGGTGCCAAGATCCGCACCACGCACATGACCGGCATCGTCACCGATATCGGCATCGAGCTCGGCAAGCTGTTCTATTCCAACCGCCGCCGGCGCGGGAGCGGCGTTCCGCTGGTGCTGGCGGACCGCGAGAAGCTGAAGCTGCTGAGCTATTTCCTCGCCTGCTTCTTCGGCGGCGGCATCGTCGGCGCGGTCGGCTTCAGCTATGTCGGCTTCGTCTTCTCGGTGCCGCTGGCGCTGCTGGTGCTCGCGCTGGCCGGCCCTTCCGCCCTGCGCATCCTGCTGCGCTGA
- a CDS encoding NADH:flavin oxidoreductase — protein MIANAEALLKPLTLKGLTIRNRVMSTSHAPGYGRDGKPQERYQLYHMEKAKGGIGLTMFGGSSSVAIDSPAAPWNQISVADDSVIPYFQQFAERVHAHGAKLMIQLTHMGRRTKWDTENWFPTLSASVRREPASRTIPRAMDKNDIRRVVKAFAEAARRCKEGGLDGCEISAAHGHLVDQFWSPSVNQRTDEYGGSLENRMRFGREVLEAMHEATGGDYVIGMRMSGDEMIADGLSHEDCVAIASEYARRGLVDFLNVMGGQARDEMSHAVSLPNMSFPVAPFLYLPSAIKREVDVPIFHAQRVTDLATGARAVAEGHVDMIAMTRAHIADPHLVKKLMEGRDDDIRQCVGAGYCIDRIYVGGDALCLQNAATGREATMPHVIPKADVVRKVVVIGAGPAGLEAARVSAERGHSVVLFEKEPVVGGQINIAAKATWREALSGIPRWLYGQVSKKGVDIRLGRAATEEDVRAENPDVVIVATGGLPNPGHVAGHEHTVSTWDILTGKVEPTGSVLLYDEIGGHNAASTAEFLAKKGCLVELVTHDLQIAQEVGTTNKPVHLRELYKLGVVMTPNTELFEIYPEGNRLVAALRNTMTDAEEERVIDRVVVDHGTLPVDGLFEALRGASVNDGETDLDALVAGAPQRWSGQPGFALYRVGDAWTGRNIHAALYDSLRLCKDL, from the coding sequence ATGATCGCCAATGCCGAGGCCCTCCTCAAACCCTTGACCCTCAAGGGCCTGACCATCCGCAACCGCGTGATGTCGACCTCGCACGCGCCGGGCTACGGCCGGGACGGCAAGCCGCAGGAGCGTTACCAGCTCTACCACATGGAAAAGGCCAAAGGCGGCATCGGGCTGACCATGTTCGGCGGCTCCTCCTCGGTCGCCATCGACAGCCCCGCCGCGCCGTGGAACCAGATCTCTGTCGCCGACGACAGCGTGATCCCCTATTTCCAGCAATTCGCCGAGCGGGTGCACGCCCATGGCGCGAAGCTGATGATCCAGCTCACCCATATGGGCCGGCGCACCAAATGGGACACCGAGAACTGGTTCCCCACCCTGTCCGCCTCCGTGCGCCGCGAGCCGGCCTCGCGCACCATCCCGCGCGCGATGGACAAAAACGACATTCGCCGCGTGGTGAAGGCCTTTGCCGAGGCGGCGCGCCGCTGCAAGGAAGGCGGGCTGGACGGCTGCGAGATTTCCGCCGCCCATGGCCACCTCGTCGACCAGTTCTGGTCGCCCTCCGTCAACCAGCGCACCGATGAATATGGCGGCAGCCTGGAGAACCGCATGCGCTTCGGCAGGGAGGTGCTGGAGGCGATGCACGAGGCCACCGGCGGCGACTACGTGATCGGCATGCGCATGTCGGGCGACGAGATGATAGCCGACGGCCTCTCCCATGAGGACTGCGTGGCCATCGCCTCGGAATATGCCAGGCGCGGCCTCGTCGACTTCCTCAACGTGATGGGCGGGCAGGCGCGGGACGAGATGTCCCATGCCGTCTCGCTGCCCAACATGTCCTTTCCCGTCGCGCCCTTCCTCTATCTGCCGAGCGCCATCAAGCGCGAGGTCGACGTGCCGATCTTCCACGCCCAGCGCGTGACGGATCTGGCCACCGGCGCCCGCGCCGTGGCGGAGGGCCATGTCGACATGATCGCCATGACCCGCGCCCACATCGCCGACCCGCACCTCGTGAAGAAGCTGATGGAGGGCCGCGACGACGACATCCGCCAGTGCGTCGGCGCCGGCTACTGCATCGACCGCATCTATGTCGGCGGCGACGCGCTGTGCCTGCAGAATGCCGCGACGGGGCGCGAGGCGACCATGCCGCACGTCATCCCGAAGGCGGACGTCGTGCGCAAGGTGGTGGTGATCGGCGCCGGCCCGGCCGGGCTGGAAGCCGCCCGCGTCTCCGCCGAGCGGGGCCACTCCGTGGTGCTGTTCGAGAAGGAGCCCGTCGTCGGCGGCCAGATCAACATCGCGGCCAAGGCGACATGGCGCGAGGCGCTGTCGGGCATTCCGCGCTGGCTCTACGGGCAGGTCTCGAAGAAGGGCGTCGATATCCGCCTCGGCCGCGCGGCGACCGAGGAAGACGTCCGCGCCGAGAATCCCGACGTGGTGATCGTCGCCACCGGCGGCCTGCCCAACCCCGGCCATGTGGCCGGCCACGAGCACACCGTCTCCACCTGGGACATCCTCACCGGCAAGGTGGAGCCCACCGGCTCGGTGCTGCTCTATGACGAGATCGGCGGACACAACGCCGCCTCCACCGCCGAATTCCTGGCGAAGAAGGGCTGCCTCGTCGAGCTGGTGACGCACGACCTCCAGATCGCGCAGGAAGTCGGCACCACCAACAAGCCGGTGCATCTGCGCGAGCTGTACAAGCTCGGCGTGGTGATGACGCCCAATACCGAGCTGTTCGAGATCTATCCCGAGGGCAACCGGCTGGTCGCCGCCCTGCGCAACACCATGACCGACGCCGAGGAGGAGCGGGTGATCGACCGCGTGGTGGTCGACCATGGCACGCTCCCCGTTGACGGGCTGTTCGAGGCGCTGCGCGGGGCCTCCGTCAATGACGGCGAGACCGACCTCGACGCCCTCGTCGCCGGAGCGCCGCAGCGCTGGTCCGGCCAGCCCGGCTTCGCGCTCTACCGCGTCGGCGACGCCTGGACCGGCCGCAACATCCACGCCGCGCTCTACGACTCGCTGC